A genomic window from Sphingobacterium sp. BN32 includes:
- a CDS encoding RagB/SusD family nutrient uptake outer membrane protein, whose protein sequence is MRIYRDLKHRNIVFFMMLVQLLLIGCSDDFLKPKPKSFFTGQNVFVNKQGYDAALITLRKNLSMEQTGQKNFLAHQWMASEAGSPYLPGSTDWRLLTPTVEGHQKFVSQINEMFIIVKNANTIISRIDNIEWEKESDRNQILAEALWHRSYWYYRLIGNYGDLPFVTEEAKGAKLDYKTHSRWAILEKIKKDMEWAVINMKETGAAGVPTRGAGYHLLTKIYLANLEWDKAISAATNVINGPYKLMAERFGADAADPKKNYIWDLHRPQNKNIAQNKETILAFIDRYEAPDGARSPGLFTARVYHPTWWHSAENARDKDGGLGFIDKGPLYDSLGRGNPDCLLNDWHAYDIWKDKEQHTWKNTPDLRRADINWFDRHEFIYNNPASSQYGKPFDPQNLPHPAEHFIRIYPIPFYKTYVPNHPQQTSPPMGSNGDWYIFRLAETFLLRAEAYFWKGNTMAAAEDINKVRGRAKAPLITASDVNIDFIFDERARELFGEEPRQNELNRVSYIMAKLGLNGYSLTNLHEKNWFYDRVSKLNNIYYNANLIISNTYHIEPYNFQWPIDDKIINSNTMGRINQNKGYVGAERNEEPLTTIDE, encoded by the coding sequence ATGAGAATATATAGAGATTTAAAGCACCGTAACATCGTATTTTTTATGATGCTTGTTCAGTTATTATTGATAGGTTGCTCGGACGATTTTTTGAAACCTAAACCAAAGTCCTTCTTCACCGGGCAGAACGTCTTTGTAAATAAACAGGGCTATGACGCTGCGTTAATTACACTTCGCAAGAATTTAAGTATGGAGCAAACCGGGCAGAAGAACTTCTTAGCCCATCAATGGATGGCTTCGGAAGCCGGCTCTCCTTATTTGCCGGGAAGCACTGATTGGCGCTTGCTAACACCTACCGTAGAAGGACATCAAAAGTTTGTTTCTCAAATTAACGAGATGTTTATTATTGTCAAAAACGCTAATACCATTATCTCTCGGATAGACAATATTGAGTGGGAGAAGGAGTCGGACAGAAATCAGATTCTTGCTGAAGCGCTCTGGCACCGATCGTATTGGTATTATCGTTTAATCGGAAACTACGGCGACCTGCCGTTTGTAACCGAAGAAGCGAAAGGCGCCAAATTAGATTATAAGACCCACTCTCGTTGGGCCATATTAGAAAAAATCAAAAAGGATATGGAATGGGCGGTAATCAATATGAAGGAAACGGGTGCTGCGGGTGTGCCGACAAGAGGGGCCGGATATCATCTACTAACGAAAATCTATTTAGCCAACTTAGAATGGGATAAAGCAATTAGTGCCGCGACAAATGTAATCAACGGACCTTATAAATTGATGGCGGAACGTTTCGGGGCCGACGCTGCTGATCCGAAGAAGAATTATATCTGGGATTTACACCGTCCTCAGAATAAGAATATTGCTCAAAATAAGGAGACTATCCTCGCTTTCATCGACCGATACGAAGCTCCGGACGGTGCCAGATCGCCTGGCTTATTCACGGCGCGGGTTTACCATCCAACATGGTGGCATTCTGCAGAGAATGCTCGAGATAAAGATGGCGGCTTAGGATTTATTGATAAGGGGCCGCTTTATGATAGCTTGGGTCGAGGCAATCCAGACTGCTTGTTGAATGACTGGCATGCATACGATATTTGGAAGGATAAAGAGCAACATACCTGGAAGAACACACCAGACTTGAGAAGAGCAGATATTAACTGGTTTGATAGACATGAGTTTATTTACAATAATCCCGCTTCCTCACAGTACGGGAAACCTTTCGACCCACAGAATTTGCCGCATCCTGCAGAACACTTTATTAGAATATATCCCATCCCTTTCTATAAAACCTATGTTCCGAACCATCCGCAGCAGACTAGTCCGCCCATGGGCAGTAACGGTGACTGGTATATCTTTCGCTTAGCGGAAACCTTCCTATTAAGGGCAGAAGCTTATTTCTGGAAAGGCAATACCATGGCTGCTGCGGAGGACATCAATAAAGTCCGCGGAAGAGCAAAAGCGCCGTTAATTACAGCCTCTGATGTTAACATTGATTTTATTTTCGATGAGCGCGCGCGTGAGCTTTTTGGTGAAGAACCTAGACAAAACGAATTGAACCGGGTTTCCTACATTATGGCAAAGCTGGGGCTCAACGGCTATTCCCTAACAAATCTGCATGAGAAAAACTGGTTTTATGATCGCGTGTCGAAGCTGAACAATATTTATTACAACGCCAACTTGATTATTTCAAATACCTACCACATCGAACCCTACAACTTCCAATGGCCAATTGACGATAAAATTATCAATTCCAATACCATGGGAAGAATTAATCAAAATAAAGGATACGTAGGAGCAGAACGTAACGAAGAACCTTTAACGACTATCGATGAATAA